A genomic region of Mugil cephalus isolate CIBA_MC_2020 chromosome 5, CIBA_Mcephalus_1.1, whole genome shotgun sequence contains the following coding sequences:
- the LOC125008513 gene encoding uncharacterized protein LOC125008513, with product MFGNHSCSACMASLQPEDGHDLCPSCLGLEHLKEALSDDACMNCSFMPRAVRAARLAEVEQLLTLSPSPEQLTPAQGVVPTRSGRPKRRAAETAVPTSRKRVKESSLASKVDQLTTEINNMKSLFLTFQSGTGAGEPAASVPPAAILEPEEDVLSMAASATQFAEYEPEVVAQDVTSRASAAGSCSSTHSSAGGSDDGSMGAIIRMALARLQLDLPQAQSAPASAFFRRGPSHTNFTVPPSEEYLRELHACWRDSRTLSHATSDGRTLAAMQDAPRFGLGRMPPIEPPIAALIVSPDEALRPDARCPRPQCRVTDDLLCKAYDAAARMGRIGNSMSHLLLVLSASLQETTVDAPVHNFSDASLQAFALMSRELGRLMSTLVQARRQRRLTAQFKPDRLDFSCPSFKGICPLLAALGALQLPPSAGLIHRLIPVAIAGLSAHLHSLPTSRHGVFGPLSSCPLGNLRPLVLPVVPPEPLEAGGPGAEAQGPVVGCFSQQQLSYWSASTRDPWVLSTLTHGYKLQFRRRPPTYGRVKMTIIRDPAKAQALSQELSVLLDKGAIEPVDPLLQPGGFYSTYFLVTKKDGGLRPILDLRGLNRFLKVLRFHMLSNAEVLRTVAREEWFTSIDLKDAYFHVPIAPNHRQFLRFAFHGRHYQFRVNLVFTRCMMAALSPLQSQGMKVLPYLDDWLICAPSQSQVALDTTHLLSHVARLGLKVNFTKSCLVPSQSTLFLGMTLDSVAMKSCPSPQRVDDILRLLLLFQEGRWLRYVEFLRLLGKLTAAANVVPLGLLSLRPLQRWLHSFHFDVRWHRHRRLRVSRCCLLALAPWRERSFLLQGMPLGSIASRREAITTDASLSGWGAVWQNRTAQGLWSAQDRSVHINVLELWAVHKALLFFLPFLRGRHVLIRSDNVSTISHINHQGGTRSAQLLQASRDLLLWAAPHLASLRAMYLPGERNQAADFLSRYKPPPGEWRLHPEVVLNIWEVFGKAEVDLFATEESTHCPLWFSLTEESSPLGQDALAHDWPDSLLYAFPPIPLIFPTLQRVLQQGHRLLLVAPFWPGRTWFPLLSRLCRSSPWRLPDRKDLLSQLQGQIWHPDPPRLQLWVWPLQGPTPY from the exons ATGTTTGGCAACCATTCTTGTTCGGCCTGTATggcttctctgcagcctgaagatGGCCATGATTTGTGTCCCTCATGCCTCGGCCTTGAGCATCTGAAGGAGGCTCTTTCAGATGACGCTtgcatgaactgcagcttcatgcccCGGGCAGTGAGGGCTGCCAGACTAGCTGAGGTGGAACAACTGTTGACCCTCAGCCCATCACCTGAACAGCTGACCCCAGCACAGGGAGTGGTTCCAACTCGGTCTGGCAGGCCCAAACGTCGTGCTGCCGAGACAGCAGTCCCCACTTCCAGGAAGAGGGTTAAGGAGTCCAGCCTTGCTTCCAAGGTGGACCAATTAAcaacagaaattaataatatgaaatccCTCTTCCTAACCTTCCAGTCTGGGACTGGTGCAGGGGAGCCAGCTGCTTCAGTGCCTCCAGCGGCCATCTTGGAGCCGGAGGAAGATGTGCTTTCCATGGCGGCATCAGCCACTCAATTTGCTGAATATGAGCCGGAAGTGGTTGCGCAGGATGTAACCTCCCGTGCTTCCGCGGCAGGCTCCTGCTCATCAACCCACAGCTCCGCTGGTGGTTCTGATGATGGCTCAATGGGAGCCATCATTCGTATGGCCCTGGCCCGTTTGCAGTTAGACCTACCACAAGCTCAGTCGGCTCCAGCCAGTGCTTTCTTCAGGCGTGGTCCATCCCACACTAACTTTACTGTCCCCCCATCAGAAGAGTATCTGAGGGAATTGCATGCATGTTGGAGGGATTCTAGAACTCTCTCTCATGCAACATCTGATGGCCGCACCCTGGCAGCCATGCAGGATGCACCCAGATTTGGCTTGGGCCGCATGCCACCAATTGAGCCCCCTATAGCTGCTCTGATTGTCTCGCCTGATGAGGCTCTGAGGCCAGATGCGAGGTGTCCTCGTCCCCAGTGTCGGGTTACGGATGACCTACTCTGTAAAGCCTATGACGCAGCAGCACGCATGGGACGCATAGGTAATTCTATGTCCCACCTGCTGCTCGTGCTATCAGCATCCCTGCAGGAGACTACAGTGGATGCTCCGGTCCACAATTTCAGCGACGCTTCCCTGCAGGCATTCGCGCTGATGTCTAGAGAGCTGGGGCGATTGATGTCCACTCTCGTCCAGGCTCGCCGTCAG AGGCGCTTAACCGCACAGTTCAAGCCAGACAGACTCGATTTCAGCTGTCCGAGCTTCAAAGGAATATGCCCCCTCCTAGCGGCCCTAGGAGCTCTTCAGTTGCCCCCCAGTGCCGGCCTCATCCACAGGCTTATCCCAGTAGCTATCGCAGGTCTCAGCGCACACCTTCACAGCCTGCCCACCAGCAGGCACGGAGTTTTCGGGCCTCTGAGCAGCTGCCCTCTGGGCAACCTCAGGCCTCTCGTGCTACCCGTCGTGCCCCCAGAGCCTCTAGAGGCCGGGGGACCCGGCGCTGAGGCCCAGGGGCCGGTCGTCGGCTGTttttcccagcagcagctcagttacTGGTCTGCTTCCACCAGGGACCCCTGGGTGCTTTCCACCTTGACCCACGGGTACAAACTTCAGTTCCGACGCCGGCCCCCAACCTATGGCCGGGTCAAGATGACCATCATACGCGACCCGGCAAAAGCCCAAGCCCTCAGCCAGGAGTTGTCCGTCCTCCTGGACAAAGGTGCCATCGAGCCAGTAGATCCCCTGTTGCAACCAGGGGGATTCTACTCCACTTACTTTCTAGTAACAAAGAAAGACGGCGGACTCCGTCCCATCCTCGACCTGAGGGGTCTCAACAGATTCCTGAAGGTCTTGAGGTTCCACATGCTCAGCAATGCAGAGGTTCTGCGCACTGTGGCCAGAGAGGAGTGGTTTACATCAATAGACCTCAAGGATGCCTACTTTCATGTCCCCATAGCTCCAAACCACAGACAGTTTCTGCGGTTCGCTTTTCACGGGCGTCATTACCAGTTCAGGGTGAACCTGGTTTTCACCAGGTGCATGATGGCAGCCCTCTCACCCCTGCAGTCGCAGGGCATGAAGGTCCTCCCATATCTGGACGACTGGCTCATCTGTGCACCATCCCAATCTCAGGTGGCCCTGGACACGACACATCTTCTGTCCCACGTGGCCCGACTGGGCCTGAAGGTAAATTTTACCAAGAGTTGCCTGGTTCCCTCGCAGAGCACACTCTTTCTCGGAATGACTCTCGATTCAGTCGCCATGAAGTCCTGTCCGTCACCACAGCGGGTGGACGACAttctccgcctccttctcttgtttcaggAAGGCAGGTGGTTGCGCTATGTGGAGTTTTTGCGCCTCCTCGGGAAACTGACGGCTGCGGCCAATGTGGTTCCTCTGGGACTGCTGTCGCTACGTCCTCTTCAGAGATGGCTGCACAGCTTTCATTTCGATGTCCGATGGCACAGGCACAGGAGACTCAGAGTGTCACGCTGTTGCCTTCTTGCTCTGGCCccatggagagagagatcatTTCTCCTTCAGGGCATGCCCTTGGGTTCCATTGCGTCCCGTCGGGAAGCCATCACAACAGATGCCTCCCTCTCAGGGTGGGGCGCCGTGTGGCAGAACCGGACAGCTCAGGGGCTGTGGTCTGCTCAAGACCGCTCGGTGCATATCAATGTTCTAGAACTGTGGGCTGTGCACAAGGCactgctttttttccttcccttcctgagAGGCCGACATGTGCTTATACGGTCGGACAATGTCTCAACCATCTCCCACATAAACCACCAGGGGGGCACCAGGTCTGCCCAACTGTTGCAGGCATCCcgggacctgctgttgtgggcAGCGCCACATCTTGCCAGCCTGAGAGCAATGTATTTGCCCGGGGAAAGGAACCAGGCTGCCGACTTCCTCTCTCGTTACAAACCGCCGCCAGGGGAGTGGCGGCTTCATCCAGAGGTCGTTCTCAACATCTGGGAGGTCTTCGGCAAGGCAGAGGTCGATCTGTTTGCCACGGAGGAGTCGACCCATTGCCCTCTCTGGTTCTCTTTGACGGAAGAGAGCAGCCCTCTGGGTCAGGATGCTCTTGCCCACGATTGGCCAGACAGTCTTCTCTATGCGTTTCCGCCAATCCCTCTGATTTTTCCAACGCTACAGAGGGTCCTCCAGCAGGGTCACAGACTGCTGTTGGTAGCCCCCTTTTGGCCAGGCAGGACGTGGTTCCCATTGCTGAGCAGGCTCTGCCGCAGCTCACCATGGCGCCTCCCCGACAGGAAAGATCTCCTGTCTCAGTTACAGGGCCAGATTTGGCATCCCGACCCTCCTCGCCTGCAGCTATGGGTCTGGCCGCTGCAGGGCCCAACCCCCTACTGA